CCCTTACATCAAGAGAAGAGCCTATTCCTTGTGTCAGATACTTCAAAAAGATCTCAGATAAACGCTCTAAAACTACCTGAAGATATACACCCTTATTTTCAAAGTGCTTATAGGGTGCTCCATGGGTGATCCCGCATTTTTGAGCCACCGTTCGGATAGATAGTTGATCGATCCCTCTTATTCTTATCTCCTCAATTCCAGTTGTGATTAACTTTTCCTTCAATTCAGCAGTATTACGTTTCATTTTGACTCCTATTTGCATATAAGTAGACAGCGATTACTTTTATTAAAGTATACACCGTCTACTTTTAATTGTCAAAAAAACTAGCCTTCAAATAAGACTAGTTTCTGTAAGCAATAACGCTATTCTAATTATACTTTTGTCACAACAACGTAACGGTTAGGATCGTCCCCTTCCGAGTGACTTTCAACCCCTTCAATTTGAGAAAGTGCCTTATGGATAATTTTTCGTTCGCTATTCGTCATTGGATCCATAACATACTCTCGGCCTGTTTCTTTTACTTTAGCTGCCGTTTTTTCTGCTAAATCAATCAAAGTCTCTGTGCGTTGCTCCAAATAATCACGAACATTAAGAACAACACTAAAGCGTTTAGAATGACGATCGTGCAAATAATTTTGCGCTAAAAGTTGTAAAGACTTGAGAACCTTGCCATGATAACCGATAACACGACCAGGTTGGTCTGTTTCAATCTGAATGATAATATTGCGACGATTGTGACTAACCTCTAGGCTAGCATCAACATCCATTTCATAGATAATTTTTTCAAGATAAGATAAAACATCATCTGCAGCTGCTTGAATATCTTCTAAATTATTTTCAGAAGAATCATCTGAACTAAACTCAGATGCCACAAAAGCACTGAAATCCCCTTCTGAAGTTTCCAGCGTCTGAACTTGAGCAACTGGTTCTAGTTGAGGTTCAAGCGAACTTGCCATAAATTCTGTAGCATCCTCTTCTGATGACTCACGTTTAACAGATAGAGGAATAATTGTTGCCTTTGGTTGCTCCTGTTTCTTATCTGTCAACTCTTCACCAAGGGGCTCTGTAGACACTGGTTGCTTTAAGTTTTCTTGTGCAATTTCCTTATTATCTGAAACCGTAACGAGTTTTGTCACTTTATTGAAAGCAATCGTTTCGTCTTTTGGACTTGCAAGAGAATCGTCGAATTGTTTTATAGCATCAGGAGCCACTTTAACGGTGTTTTGATCAGCTTCATGAGCTATCTTTTCATTTATTGGTTCAACGCTAACTCGAGCTGGCTTCTTTCCAAACCCTAGAAAACCTTTTTTCTCACGAGAAATCACCTTAATATGAGCCCTCATACGGGGTAAATTAAGATCTTTCAAACCTCTTTCAATAGCTTGTTCGACTGTTCGTCCAGAATAGACAACCATAATAAGCCTCCTTATTTACGTTTATGCGCCTTTTTCTTGGCACGACGAATCTTAGCTTTACGTTCTTTTTCTTCCATTTCCAAACGATTACGTTCTTCGATGATTTTAAACGGATTATTAAAAACCAAAATCTGAATAACTTGGAAGGCGTTTGAAACTGCCCAGTAAAGTGCTACCCCTGAAGAAATCTGAGTTCCAAACCAGAAAATAAAGATTGGAAGCATGATATTCATAACAAGAAGCATTGCACTACGATCTTTAGCTGCCTTATTGGTCAACCAAGTTGAAAGGAAGGTGAAAGCAGCCGCCAAAATCGGAAGAATAAAGTAAGGGTCTTTCTGACCTAGGTCAACCCAGAGGAATGTTCCTTCTCGCAATTCTGGCACTCGCGTGAGCGCTCCATAAAGAGCCATCAAAATAGGAAATTGAATCAAGAGAGGAACAAAGCTTGCGTAAGGATTTACACCATGCTCTTTATAAAGATCTTGTTGTGCATAAGCAAGAGCTTCACGATTCTCGCGTCCAGGATACTCACTCTGCAAGCGACGTAACTCTGGCTGCAACTCTTGTAGTTCACGGCTTGACTTAATTTGGCGATTATAAAGAGGAATCATTACCGCACGAATTAAGATCGTGAAAATGATAATCCCTAATCCAATGGAACCTCCAAATGAGAGCCCTTGAATAGCCTTCCCAAACATTAAAATGAGACGTTCCCAAAGGCCTGTAGAATGACTTGTAACATCACTTCGTCCACATGCGGACAAAAGCAAGAGAACTCCTGCACCTAAAATAGATAAATTAAGTTTTTTCTTCACTAAAAACTCCTTTTTAATACGATGAAGAACTGCTTGCTTCCATTCATTAAGACTATCTCAAAAATCAGGAATGATCTTAGTTTATCCTACAATGTAAAGAAGCAAAATAATTTTCTAGTCCTTATATAACTTTGCTATTTTTAAGACATGAACGAGATTGCTATAAATGTCTTGATAACTTAAGTCTTCGACACCTTTGCGAGCAATAACGACAAAATCTTGATGTTCTAACTGAGATGACATGTCCATCAGTGCATGTCGTAGACGACGTTTTACCCGATTCCGAGTAACCGCATTACCAAGACGCTTACTGACTGACAAACCTACTCTAAAATGAGGCAGATTACGATTCAGACAGTAGACAACAAATTTTCGATTAGCAACACTGTGTCCTGCATCAAATAATGCTTTAAAGTCTTTCTCTTTCTTAACGCGATAAGATTTTTTCAAAATGCGACTCCAAACTCAAAATTAGTACTATTATATCATAAATAGCAAAAAAGCCCAAAACCTTATGGTTAGGGCCTTAGAGACTTATTTTTTTAGAGCTTTTTGAGCTTCTTTGATTTGCCATTTAACCTGGTCAAAACCAGTTCCACCAAGGGAATGACGACGTTCAACAGCTGTATGAGATTTAAGCGTCTCATAGATGTCCTCTTCAATTAAATCTGAAACTTCTTGATAACGTTCGAGAGGAACATCCTGAAGATAATAACCAGCTTTGGTACACTCAAGGACAAGTTTTCCAACAATCTCATGTGCTTCACGGAATGGAAGTCCTTTAGACGCAAGATAATCAGCCAACTCTGTAGCATTTGAAAAATCTTTCTCTGTTGATTCTGCCATATGCTTGTCGTTAACAGTCATTGTATTGAGCATACCTGCGAGAATATCAATAGCAACAGTAATCGTTTCTACCGTATCAAACATACCTTCTTTATCTTCTTGGAGATCTTTATTGTAGGCTAAAGGTAATGACTTCATCACAGTCAATAATCCAATCAGATTGCCATAGACACGACCTGATTTCCCACGAATTAGTTCTGCCATATCTGGGTTTTTCTTTTGAGGCATAATGGAAGAGCCTGTTGAAAAAGTATCTGATAGAGTCACAAACTTAAACTCGTTAGAACACCAGTTAATGATTTCTTCACAAATACGTGTCATATGCATCATTAGAATACTTGAGTTTGACAAGAATTCGAGAATAAAGTCACGATCAGAAACAGCATCCAAGGAATTGCTATATGGCTTTGCGAAGCCCATTAAGTCAGATGTCATATTACGATCAATTGGGAAAGTTGTTCCTGCCAGTGCAGCAGCTCCGAGTGGAGAGATATCCGTATGCTTGATATTAAATTCAAAACGTTCGGCATCACGTGTAAACATGTTGTAATAAGCCATCAAGTGGTGACCAAAAGAAATCGGTTGTGCATGCTGCAAGTGGGTGTAGCCTGGCATAATTGTGTAGGTATGTTTGTCTGCTAGGTTGACTAAAGTACCACGTAAATTATCAAGCTTCTCAATAACTTCCACGAGTTTGGCTTTTAAATACAAGTGCATATCCGTTGCCACTTGGTCGTTACGTGAACGTGCTGTATGAAGTTTTCCTGCTACTGGTCCAATTTTAGCTGTTAAAAGGCTCTCCATATTCATATGAATATCTTCATTGGAAACATCGAATTCTAGTTTACCAGCCTTATATTCCTCAAGCAGCTCTTCCAATCCCTGTTTAATTTGTAAAGCTTCCTCTTTGGTAATAATTCCTGTCTCACCAAGCATAGTGACATGAGCAATAGACCCTTTAAGGTCAAACTCTGCCATCTTTTGGTCAAAGGAGATTGAAGCACCAAATTCTTCTACCCATTTTTCAAGACTAGCTTCGAACCGACCGCCCCATAGTTTATGATTTTCTGCCATAGTTTTATTTTGAAGATTTCCCTACACTGAGATAATCTTCCATCCTTTCTTAATACTTATAACAAGCAACGACCTCTTGGGTCACAATAACTTAAATGAAAAAAGCTAGATAGTATTTGTCTAGCTTAATTTGTCTCTCTGGACACTTGTTTTCCTAAATCCCGATCTCAGTCGTAGTTTATTTAGGCTCGTGACGCTTCTCAGAACGCCTTAACGATAATAATATAAGTTATAAGAAAAGAGTATCAGATGTGGCTCCCTGTCCACTTTTATCTGATATTAAGAATTTTCCTTCTCATATCCTGCTTTTCTTATGAAATCTGTCATTAATTGTCAAACGGATGGTTAACTTGAGAATTTACCTGTGTTGGAAGCCCCCAAAGCTTGATAAATCCAATCGCAGCATCCTGATCAAAGCTGTCCGCTGATGTGTAAGTAGCCAAGTTTTCATCATACAATGAATTAGCTGATTGACGTGCTACAACCTGAGCATGCCCTTTATAAAGTTTGACTTTAGCGATACCATTAACAACTTTTTGTGTTTCCTTAATATAAGCAATGATAGCTTGTGTTGCCGGGCTAAACCACAAAGCATTGTAGATAAGGTTTGACAATTCATTTTCAAGAATTGGTTTGAAATGAGAAACTTCACGTACCAAAGTTAGGTCCTCAATTTCTTTATGAGCTGTCAAAAGCGCAATAGCTCCTGGGCATTCATAAATTTCACGTGACTTGATACCCACAAGACGATTCTCAACGTGGTCGATACGTCCAACACCATGCTTGCCAGCAATAACATTCATTTCTTGGATAAGGTCAGCCAATTTCATTTCTTTACCGTTAAGGGCAACTGGTTTCCCTTCTTTAAAGGTTACATCGACATATTCAGCTTCATCTGGTGCAGACTCTGGTGAATTGGTAATTCCAAAAGCTTCTTCTGGAGCTTGATTCCAAGGATTTTCAAGAACACCACACTCGTTAGCACGTCCCCAAAGGTTTTGATCGACTGAGTAAGGATTATCAAGGTCTGCTGGAACTGGAACACCATTAGCCTTAGCATACTCAATTTCTTCCTCACGAGACCATTTCCATTCACGCACTGGCGCTACTACTTTAAGACTTGGATCTAGGGCAGCAATGGCAACTTCGAAACGAACTTGGTCATTACCTTTACCAGTACAACCGTGAGCGATAGTTGTTGCTCCTGTTTCATGAGCAATCTCAACTAATTTTTTAGCAATAATTGGACGGCTAAGCGCTGAAACCAAAGGATATTTTTGTTCATAGTAAGCGTGAGCCTGAAGTGCTGGAAGCACATAGTCTTCAGCAAACTCGTCTTTGACATCAAGCACGTATGACTCGATAGCTCCAACTGTCAAAGCTTTGTCATGGATGAACTCAAGATCTTTACCTTCACCGACATCCATACAAACAGCAATAACATCGTAATCTTTTTTAAGCCATGTAATAGCGACTGAGGTATCAAGACCTCCCGAATAGGCAAGAATAACTTTCTCTTTTGACATAATATTTTCTCTTTTCTTATATTTTCTTGCGGTTGCTATCTCTATCAACCTTACGAGATTTATTATATTGCATATTTATTCAATTGTCAACAATTTTTTGTTATTTTTTTATATTTATTTCGTTTTTATTTGTTTTTATTTATTTTTCGACCTTAAAAGTGCGTAAATCTTAATTTTTATTCAATTTTATGCAAGGAATAGTGGAAAATAAAAAAACACTCTTGAAACGATACAAATAGACTCAAAAGCATCTTTAACTATCTATCTTCTAAAATGCCAAAAGGCCTGTACAAAGTACAGACCTTTTGAACAACAGCATCATCGGTAGAGAACACAACAGCAATTTTAGATAGAATGAATGAGGGAAATTATTATGTTTAAGGGACTAACTTAAACCATACATTCTTCTTGCTCTCTAACCTTGATTACATTATAGCATGCAATCCCAAAATGTATATCTTCATTTCCTAAAATGTCGAATTTCACTCACAGAATGTATTTTTTATCCCAATCTGCACTAATCCTCTTAAAAAGAAAAAAAGGCTTGATTTCTCAAGCCTATTAATTTCTATAAAAAAGATATGTAATTGGACGAGCGGCCAATAAAAAATGGGGATTAGGAAAAAGTTATATAAAAGTACATTATTTATTTTCATAAAGTGTATGTAGATTTCAATAAGATTGACGATGTCTCATTTCCGAATCACATATCTTGATTATATAATAACTTTTTTCA
The DNA window shown above is from Streptococcus salivarius and carries:
- the jag gene encoding RNA-binding cell elongation regulator Jag/EloR, which translates into the protein MVVYSGRTVEQAIERGLKDLNLPRMRAHIKVISREKKGFLGFGKKPARVSVEPINEKIAHEADQNTVKVAPDAIKQFDDSLASPKDETIAFNKVTKLVTVSDNKEIAQENLKQPVSTEPLGEELTDKKQEQPKATIIPLSVKRESSEEDATEFMASSLEPQLEPVAQVQTLETSEGDFSAFVASEFSSDDSSENNLEDIQAAADDVLSYLEKIIYEMDVDASLEVSHNRRNIIIQIETDQPGRVIGYHGKVLKSLQLLAQNYLHDRHSKRFSVVLNVRDYLEQRTETLIDLAEKTAAKVKETGREYVMDPMTNSERKIIHKALSQIEGVESHSEGDDPNRYVVVTKV
- a CDS encoding membrane protein insertase YidC: MKKKLNLSILGAGVLLLLSACGRSDVTSHSTGLWERLILMFGKAIQGLSFGGSIGLGIIIFTILIRAVMIPLYNRQIKSSRELQELQPELRRLQSEYPGRENREALAYAQQDLYKEHGVNPYASFVPLLIQFPILMALYGALTRVPELREGTFLWVDLGQKDPYFILPILAAAFTFLSTWLTNKAAKDRSAMLLVMNIMLPIFIFWFGTQISSGVALYWAVSNAFQVIQILVFNNPFKIIEERNRLEMEEKERKAKIRRAKKKAHKRK
- the rnpA gene encoding ribonuclease P protein component, with the translated sequence MKKSYRVKKEKDFKALFDAGHSVANRKFVVYCLNRNLPHFRVGLSVSKRLGNAVTRNRVKRRLRHALMDMSSQLEHQDFVVIARKGVEDLSYQDIYSNLVHVLKIAKLYKD
- the argH gene encoding argininosuccinate lyase gives rise to the protein MAENHKLWGGRFEASLEKWVEEFGASISFDQKMAEFDLKGSIAHVTMLGETGIITKEEALQIKQGLEELLEEYKAGKLEFDVSNEDIHMNMESLLTAKIGPVAGKLHTARSRNDQVATDMHLYLKAKLVEVIEKLDNLRGTLVNLADKHTYTIMPGYTHLQHAQPISFGHHLMAYYNMFTRDAERFEFNIKHTDISPLGAAALAGTTFPIDRNMTSDLMGFAKPYSNSLDAVSDRDFILEFLSNSSILMMHMTRICEEIINWCSNEFKFVTLSDTFSTGSSIMPQKKNPDMAELIRGKSGRVYGNLIGLLTVMKSLPLAYNKDLQEDKEGMFDTVETITVAIDILAGMLNTMTVNDKHMAESTEKDFSNATELADYLASKGLPFREAHEIVGKLVLECTKAGYYLQDVPLERYQEVSDLIEEDIYETLKSHTAVERRHSLGGTGFDQVKWQIKEAQKALKK
- a CDS encoding argininosuccinate synthase — its product is MSKEKVILAYSGGLDTSVAITWLKKDYDVIAVCMDVGEGKDLEFIHDKALTVGAIESYVLDVKDEFAEDYVLPALQAHAYYEQKYPLVSALSRPIIAKKLVEIAHETGATTIAHGCTGKGNDQVRFEVAIAALDPSLKVVAPVREWKWSREEEIEYAKANGVPVPADLDNPYSVDQNLWGRANECGVLENPWNQAPEEAFGITNSPESAPDEAEYVDVTFKEGKPVALNGKEMKLADLIQEMNVIAGKHGVGRIDHVENRLVGIKSREIYECPGAIALLTAHKEIEDLTLVREVSHFKPILENELSNLIYNALWFSPATQAIIAYIKETQKVVNGIAKVKLYKGHAQVVARQSANSLYDENLATYTSADSFDQDAAIGFIKLWGLPTQVNSQVNHPFDN